The following is a genomic window from Janibacter sp. DB-40.
CGGCCCTGCCCGTGCGCCCCGACCACCGCTTGCGGCACGGTGACACCATCCGCTTCGGCGACGTCTCGCTCGACGTGATCCACCTGCGGGGGCACACCCCCGGCTCGGTGGCCCTGGCCTACGACGACCCGGAGGGGCACGTCCACCTCTTCACCGGCGACAGCCTCTTCCCGGGAGGCGTCGGGGCCACGCACCGCCCCGGACAGAGCTTCGAGTCGCTCTACGCGGACGTGACCGAGCGCGTCTTCGACGTCTACGACGACGACACCTGGGTCTACCCCGGGCACGGCTCGGACACGACGCTCGGCGCGGAGCGGCCCCACCTGGAGGAGTGGCGAGAGCGGGGGTGGTGACCGCCACGGGGCTCGTCCCCGCCCCCCTCCTCGTGCTGGGGGCCGTCGTCTCCGTCCAGTTCGGCGGCGCGCTCGCGGCCACCCTCGTGCCGCAGATCGGCGCGGCCGGCTCGGTCGTGCTGCGTCTCGCCTTCGCCACCGCGGTCCTGCTGGCCTTCGCCCGTCCGCGCTGGCGCGGGCACAGCCGCCGCGCGTGGCTGACCGTCGTGGCCTTCGGCGTGGCCATGGGACTGATGAACTTCGCCTTCTACGGGTCGCTCGCCCACCTGCCCATCGGCGTGGCCGTCACCATCGAGTTCACCGGGCCGCTCACCCTCGCGGCCGTGCTCTCCCGCCGCCCACGGGACCTGTTCGCGGTCGCCGCGGCCGCCATCGGCGTCCTGCTCATCTCGCAGGCGCTCAGCGTCCCCCTGGCGCAGCTCGAGGGCACCGGCATCGTCCTCGCGTTCCTCGC
Proteins encoded in this region:
- a CDS encoding MBL fold metallo-hydrolase yields the protein MSTTYDPDVQPGGPVAVRTLPGLTIRKMSVSQMHNNVYLLTCAGTGEQLLIDAADEADRINELVASGGSGLDHLVTTHQHWDHVRALAEISRDHTPEMYAGEDDAPALPVRPDHRLRHGDTIRFGDVSLDVIHLRGHTPGSVALAYDDPEGHVHLFTGDSLFPGGVGATHRPGQSFESLYADVTERVFDVYDDDTWVYPGHGSDTTLGAERPHLEEWRERGW
- a CDS encoding EamA family transporter codes for the protein MVTATGLVPAPLLVLGAVVSVQFGGALAATLVPQIGAAGSVVLRLAFATAVLLAFARPRWRGHSRRAWLTVVAFGVAMGLMNFAFYGSLAHLPIGVAVTIEFTGPLTLAAVLSRRPRDLFAVAAAAIGVLLISQALSVPLAQLEGTGIVLAFLAGVCWAGYIIFSGRAGAEFPALEGLALAMVVATLVVLPFGLWDVTVHGTSAWSGAVVLTGLGVAVLSSVLPYSLELHALRRLPAKVFGILLSLEPAVAALAGLVVLGQRLDPVQLGGMALVVLASAMVLGLGARSEQEAATP